The sequence TGCTTGATATCACTGAGATTGCCCAGGTAGAACTGAATGGAACCAGAGACCCTGAACTTTCCATTGAGATCTCCAGAGACATGCTCAGGGCTCACAATCTCAGCTTAGAGGAAGTGGCCGATACCATTAAAGAACGGGCAGTGGATGTGCCTGCCGGTGGAATAAAGAGTCAGGGTGGTGAGGTGCTGTTACGAACCTCGGAACGACGGGAAGTGGCCAGCGAATTTTCTGATCTGGTACTGGTTAGCAGAGAGGATGGAACCAAGCTCATTCTCGGGGAAGTCGCTGAGTTGCATCAGGGGTTTGAGGAGAGTGATCGCGAGGCCTGGTATAACGGGAAACGGGCAGCCCTGCTTTATGTTTATCGAACTGGAGACCAGACTCCAATTGACATTTCCAATGCTGTTCATGCCTATATGGATAAGCGTATTCCTACTCTTCCTCCCTCTGTGCAGCTCACGGCCTACAGGGATAGATCGGAGCTGTATAAGGATCGAATGGAGCTCCTGCTGACTAACGGAGTATTCGGTCTATGCCTGGTACTGCTCACCCTCGGTCTTTTTCTTGAGCCGCGTCTTGCGTTCTGGGTCTCAATGGGGGTGCCCATCTCCGTTATCGGTTCTTTTCTTATACTCTATTTTATTGGTGGCAGTCTCAACATGATCTCCATGTTTGCCTTTATTATCACGCTGGGGATTGTAGTTGATGATGCCGTGGTCGTTGGTGAGAATATTTTCTATAAACGGAGACAGGGAATGGAGCCTTTACGGGCTTCCATTGAAGGGGCACGGGAAATGGCGGCTCCTGTCGTTATAGCTGTCGCTACCAATATTTTCGCTTTTCTTCCTCTGCTCTTTGTCTCAGGATCCACCGGTCGCTTCTTTGCAATTATGCCTGCAGTGGTGATTGCGGTATTTCTGGTTTCGCTGATTGAGTGTCTGTATGTGCTTCCAGCTCATCTCAGTTATCGCAGGAAGGAGCGGAAGGGGAAAATGTTCCAATTGCTGGAGCAGGTACCTCGCTTTTGTGAACAGTGGCTTGATCGTTTTGTGAGCGGTCCCTTTGCAAGGATTCTGCGCTGGAACCTTTCGTTTCGGTATCTGGTTTCTGCCCTTGGTCTGGCTGTGCTGATTGTGGCCTACTCCTATTGGGACAGTGGTCATATTAATTTTTCATTCAGACCAGACATTCAGACGGACAGTGTTGACGCCGAGGTAGAATTGCCCTACGGAGTGAATATGGATGAGGTAAAAGAAATTACCCGTCTTGTCGAGGAGGGTGGCAAACGGGCGGTTGAAAAAAGTGGAGACAGTGAAATCCTGGTGGGAATACGGACTGATATCGGTCGTGGTGGGGCTAATCGTGCTGAGGTCTCCATCACTCTGGTGCCTCAGGAACAACGAAAAATTACCACCCGGGAGTTCAGTGTTCTGTGGAAAAAAGAGGTTGGGGAGATTGCAGGCCTCGAGAAACTGTTTTTTGATTATCTGATGGGGCCGGGCGGCTCGGCGGCCATCAATGTGGAACTCACTCATCCGGATCCGCAAACCCTTGAACTCGCTGCAGCGGATCTGGCAGAAGCTATTTCACAGTATAGTGGGGTCACC comes from Desulfocapsa sulfexigens DSM 10523 and encodes:
- a CDS encoding efflux RND transporter permease subunit, yielding MSILPSKEQGLIAWMASNPVAANLLMLLFVIGGLLAAGRITQEVFPSYALDIVTVSVRYPGASPEEVEEGVVLAVEEEIRALDNVERVTSVSMEGNASISVELLSGADPNSSLQEIKNGIDRISTFPGDVEKPLVSLATRRREVLRLALYGDIDEGSLFSLVETIRSELLDITEIAQVELNGTRDPELSIEISRDMLRAHNLSLEEVADTIKERAVDVPAGGIKSQGGEVLLRTSERREVASEFSDLVLVSREDGTKLILGEVAELHQGFEESDREAWYNGKRAALLYVYRTGDQTPIDISNAVHAYMDKRIPTLPPSVQLTAYRDRSELYKDRMELLLTNGVFGLCLVLLTLGLFLEPRLAFWVSMGVPISVIGSFLILYFIGGSLNMISMFAFIITLGIVVDDAVVVGENIFYKRRQGMEPLRASIEGAREMAAPVVIAVATNIFAFLPLLFVSGSTGRFFAIMPAVVIAVFLVSLIECLYVLPAHLSYRRKERKGKMFQLLEQVPRFCEQWLDRFVSGPFARILRWNLSFRYLVSALGLAVLIVAYSYWDSGHINFSFRPDIQTDSVDAEVELPYGVNMDEVKEITRLVEEGGKRAVEKSGDSEILVGIRTDIGRGGANRAEVSITLVPQEQRKITTREFSVLWKKEVGEIAGLEKLFFDYLMGPGGSAAINVELTHPDPQTLELAAADLAEAISQYSGVTDVNDGFARGKVQYDFKMLPEGKAVGLTAQDLGSQIRHAFYGAEALRQQQGRNELKVVVRLPRAERSSLFHLEQLLIRTPDGGEIPLERAARIIPSRAYTEINRVDGKRVLSVTANVVAGKSNENKILDSLKREYLPELLANYSGLNYSFQGQQREKRMAVHDLLMGIALMMPAIFCLLAILFRSYGQALLVMISIPFGLVSALFGHIIMGYSLSIISIFGMIALCGVVINGGLVFTVTANRYRGEGKTVAEAAFMAATRRFRPIILTSLTTFFGLAPMIFEQSVQARFLIPMAISLGYGILFSTAIILFLMPAFYLIYDDVLGLMRNRKS